From the genome of Sediminibacter sp. Hel_I_10:
TGAAAAACAGTCTTACCTTTTCGTTCTCTAATTAGCATCTTAAATTGATTATAAAGAGTTCCGTTTTTGCGGAAGGTTAGCATGGCGAAACGAAAAACCAAATCCAAAAGCAAGTCAAAACCGTCTCCAAAGCTTAATAAATCATTTCGAAAAATCGAAATGAAGTTGACAAGCCAGCAAAAGCTCATTTTTGGGAGCTTGTTGATTATCTTGGGTGTTTTGATGTTTATTGCTTTTTTATCTTACTTATTTACGGGAGATGCAGACCAAAGCACCTTATCCCAATTAACTCAGCGTGAGGTTGAAGCCGAAAATTGGCTTAATAAATTGGGCGCTTGGGTAAGTGACATCTTTATCAATCAAGGATTTGGTGTATCCTCCTTTATATTCTCTGGCCTTTTATTTTTATCAGGAATTTATATCACTCTAGACATTCCTAAAACCCGTTTGACCCGTCATTGGATATGGGGAACACTCATTGCTATTTGGCTTTCTATTTTCTTCGGATTTTTTTCACACCGTTATGATATCCTAGGCGGAATCATCGGTTTTGAAATGAACACTTTTTTAAAGGATTATATTGGTAAAATTGGAACGGTACTTTTACTGCTCTTTGTATTCATCATCTATTTGGCCATTCGATTTAAAGTTACGGGTCCTGCCATCGTACAATTTTTCAAAACTGCGAAATCAGATATAAAATCAGACCTTAATAACGACCGAGATGAAGATTCCGTTGTAGCTTTAGATAACGACCTTACTGCCGAAGCTGAAGATATTAAATCTGCCTTCGATCTTAATGCAGACGATTCTAAAAAACAACCTGAAAAGAAAATCGCTTCGGAAAAACCTTCAGAATCAAAAGTCACATTTGATGTTCCCGTTAAAGTTTCCGAAGTAAAAGAAGACGATACCGAATTGGATATTGAGATTGAAACTACCGAAGAGGAAGTTTCCGAAGAAGATAATCTTTCAAATAAACTGGTTGAAGATTTCGGACAGTTTGACCCTACCTTAGAGTTAAGCAAATTTCAGTTTCCGCCGTTGAACCTTTTGAAAAAATACGATACTGAGGGGATCACAATCAACCAAGAAGAACTTGAGGAAAATAAAAATAAAATTGTTGAGACCTTAAACAATTATAAAATTGGAATCTCTAGCATTAAAGCTACCATTGGCCCTACAGTAACCTTGTATGAAATTGTACCAGAGGCTGGAGTTCGTATTTCTAAAATTAAAAATCTTGAAGATGATATTGCGTTGTCGCTCTCAGCTTTAGGGATTAGAATTATTGCTCCTATTCCTGGTAAGGGCACCATTGGTATTGAAGTTCCCAATAAGAGTTCTACCATTGTATCCATGCGCTCTGTGATTGCCTCACAGAAATTTCAAAAAACCGATATGGAACTGCCTATTGCTTTTGGTAAAACCATTAGTAACGAAACCTTTGTGGTAGATCTCGCCAAAATGCCACATATGCTTATGGCAGGTGCTACAGGTCAAGGAAAATCCGTCGGTTTAAATGCTGTGTTGACGTCCTTACTTTACAAAAAACATCCTGCGGAAGTTAAATTTGTTTTGGTAGATCCTAAAAAGGTGGAGCTTACGCTTTTTAATAAAATAGAACGCCATTATTTAGCAAAACTTCCAGACAGTGAGGAAGCCATTATTACAGATAATACTAAGGTTATCAATACCTTGAACTCCTTGTGTATTGAAATGGACAATCGCTATGAGATGCTCAAAAATGCACTCTGTAGAAACATTAAGGAATATAATGTCAAATTTAAGGCACGGAAACTCAACCCTAACGACGGGCATCATTTTTTACCATATATTGTTTTGGTGGTTGATGAGTTTGCCGATTTAATTATGACCGCTGGTAAGGAGGTAGAAACGCCTATTGCTAGGTTAGCGCAGTTGGCACGTGCTATCGGAATACATTTGATTATTGCGACACAGCGCCCTTCTGTTAACGTGATCACAGGGATTATTAAAGCGAATTTCCCTGCGCGTATTGCATTTAGGGTGACTTCTAAAATAGATTCGCGTACCATTTTAGACGGTTCTGGAGCCGATCAATTGATTGGTCGTGGAGACATGCTGTATACGCAAGGTAATGACATTACCAGGATTCAGTGTGCTTTTGTAGATACCCCTGAGGTTGAAAAAATCACGGAATTTATTGGTGGACAAAAAGCCTACCCAGATGCTTATCTTCTGCCAGAGTATGTAGGGGAAGAAGGTGGCACAACTCTTGATAATAACATTGATGACCGTGATAAATTGTTTAGAGAAGCTGCTGAAATCATTGTTACCGCACAACAGGGATCTGCCTCTTTACTACAACGAAAATTAAAACTGGGCTACAACAGAGCCGGACGACTGATAGATCAGTTGGAAGCTGCTGGTATTGTCGGTGGATTTGAGGGCAGTAAAGCACGTCAGGTGTTGATTACAGATCTTGTTGCTCTAGATGAACTCTTATCTAATGAAGGTTAAAAAAAATAAAACAACATAAAATTTCCGCGAAAGCGAAACACAAAATAATCATGAAAAAACTAAGTATACTTTTTACTCTTTTAGTAGGCACATTATCATTTGCACAAAATTCTGATAAAGCAGAAGCTTTATTAAATGACGTTTATAAAAAAGCAAAGTCTTATGACAATATTGCCATAGATTTTAAATATGTGCTCAATAATGCCAGTGAAAATATTAATCAAGAAACTCGTGGTGATGTCGCTATGCAAGGTGATAAATACCGTTTAAACATCTTAGGTGTGACCCGTATTTTTGATGGAAAAACCATGTATACCATTAGCCCAGAAGACGAGGAAGTTACCATTTCATCAGATAATACTGAAGATGAAAACACCATTACCCCTAGTAAAATGTTGTCTTTTTACAAAGAAGGTTATTCTTATAAAATGGATATTGTTCAGGATGTAAGAGGTCGTAAAATACAGTATGTAAAATTGATTCCTATGGATAGCAACTCTGAAATCAAACACATTCTTTTAGGTATTGATGCCAATACAAAGCATATCTACAATCTTATCGAAACTGGCAAAAATGGTACACAGACCACGCTTACTGTTAATTCTTTTAAAACGAACGAGCCTGTTTCAAAATCCTTATTTACTTTTGACCAGAGTAAGTACAAGAATTATTACATCAACAAATTAGATTAATACCTAATAAATCCCATTAATTAGTTGTTTGTAATGGCCTTAAATTTAAGCCAATAACTTAAAATAAAAATTCTCTCTTTTGCAGGGATTATAATGAAAATACTAGATAGGTACATACTAACGACCTACCTAAAAACTTTTGTGAGCGTGTTTTTAATACTCATGTTCATTTTTGTTTTACAGGCCATTTGGTTATATATCGGCGATTTGGCAGGTAAGGATTTAGACAGCTTTGTGATTGTAAAATTATTGCTTTACATTACTCCCACCCTTATTCCATTAATTTTACCACTCACTATTTTATTGGTTTCTATCATGGTTTTTGGCTCATTTGCCGAGAATTATGAGTTCGCCGCCATGAAATCTACGGGCATCTCTTTACAGCGTGCCATGCGTAGTTTGAGTTTCTTTATTGTGTTTTTGGGTGTGGTGACCTTTATTTTTGCAAATAACGTGATCCCTTGGGCCAATTATAATGTCTATAATCTTAGAAAGAATATTGCTAAAGTAAAACCCGCTTTGGCCATTTCTGAAGGTCAATTTAATGATATTGGCAGTTACAATATTAAAGTTGAAAAGAAATCTGGCGAGAATGACGAGTTTTTAGAAACAGTGGTTATTCACGAAAAATCTGTTACCTCACCTACCAACAGAAAAATAATAATTGCAAAACGTGGCGAACTAAAAAGTAGCGAAGATTCTAATATTTTACAATTGGTTCTCTACGAAGGCAACAGATACGAAGAGATTTTTAACCGTAAAAACCCAAAGCAAAACAGAAAAAAACCTCACGCCAAAAGTTATTTTGAAACCTATACCATCAACGTAGATATAGAAGGGCTTAATGAGGTTGATATTGATGACAAGAGCTATGATAACCGGTTTAACATGTTGGATGTTTCTGCTTTAAATTACACAATAGATAGTCTTTATCAGAAGAAAAGGGAACATGA
Proteins encoded in this window:
- a CDS encoding DNA translocase FtsK; amino-acid sequence: MAKRKTKSKSKSKPSPKLNKSFRKIEMKLTSQQKLIFGSLLIILGVLMFIAFLSYLFTGDADQSTLSQLTQREVEAENWLNKLGAWVSDIFINQGFGVSSFIFSGLLFLSGIYITLDIPKTRLTRHWIWGTLIAIWLSIFFGFFSHRYDILGGIIGFEMNTFLKDYIGKIGTVLLLLFVFIIYLAIRFKVTGPAIVQFFKTAKSDIKSDLNNDRDEDSVVALDNDLTAEAEDIKSAFDLNADDSKKQPEKKIASEKPSESKVTFDVPVKVSEVKEDDTELDIEIETTEEEVSEEDNLSNKLVEDFGQFDPTLELSKFQFPPLNLLKKYDTEGITINQEELEENKNKIVETLNNYKIGISSIKATIGPTVTLYEIVPEAGVRISKIKNLEDDIALSLSALGIRIIAPIPGKGTIGIEVPNKSSTIVSMRSVIASQKFQKTDMELPIAFGKTISNETFVVDLAKMPHMLMAGATGQGKSVGLNAVLTSLLYKKHPAEVKFVLVDPKKVELTLFNKIERHYLAKLPDSEEAIITDNTKVINTLNSLCIEMDNRYEMLKNALCRNIKEYNVKFKARKLNPNDGHHFLPYIVLVVDEFADLIMTAGKEVETPIARLAQLARAIGIHLIIATQRPSVNVITGIIKANFPARIAFRVTSKIDSRTILDGSGADQLIGRGDMLYTQGNDITRIQCAFVDTPEVEKITEFIGGQKAYPDAYLLPEYVGEEGGTTLDNNIDDRDKLFREAAEIIVTAQQGSASLLQRKLKLGYNRAGRLIDQLEAAGIVGGFEGSKARQVLITDLVALDELLSNEG
- a CDS encoding outer membrane lipoprotein carrier protein LolA codes for the protein MKKLSILFTLLVGTLSFAQNSDKAEALLNDVYKKAKSYDNIAIDFKYVLNNASENINQETRGDVAMQGDKYRLNILGVTRIFDGKTMYTISPEDEEVTISSDNTEDENTITPSKMLSFYKEGYSYKMDIVQDVRGRKIQYVKLIPMDSNSEIKHILLGIDANTKHIYNLIETGKNGTQTTLTVNSFKTNEPVSKSLFTFDQSKYKNYYINKLD